In Triticum aestivum cultivar Chinese Spring chromosome 5B, IWGSC CS RefSeq v2.1, whole genome shotgun sequence, the following proteins share a genomic window:
- the LOC123115620 gene encoding uncharacterized protein, with the protein MSTQPLHPCRLQCTGYAPTDRTKLEAAAAMPLRRLLGLSGRLRRSLSTVSSSHLPCHHTLSTAASSDPPCPALSTDAASSNPPRRRTISTAASTLPPWVIIDSTSPVDEPSSAPSARLRPVDPPCVSSISVPAHLINARERPAADSNVVQVLGGSVDAASADGHLLLTYYDILGPEDPRESWNLTADMEAERCICNPITGQLLRLPYPDGSRKRLEYHHMGLLTKAGGGGGGDAPHRFAVAEIVHQRDRVIDRFLPEIGRWELVLGLPCKPPLKWEMEMNQETVAFGDRLWWVDLTRGAISVDPFSYRPEFRFVELPEGSSLTDFLAQFKEAPTATFMKEMGKYRRIGVSEGRLRYIEASLHDPFLLSSFVLDDEGRSWTLERQVELRQVLEDGGHPCEEGKRPPQIAVIDPLNADTIYITVGEQKHIVAVDIYQGKVIASSPLQDGYHSLVPCVLSPSLGSSQIPTFGRNPLHDFKMATGPSSTPF; encoded by the coding sequence ATGAGCACGCAACCTCTACACCCCTGCAGACTGCAGTGTACAGGCTACGCTCCAACGGACCGCACCAAgctcgaggccgccgccgccatgcccctccggcgcctcctaggcctctccggccgcctccgccgctccctCTCCACCGTCTCCTCCTCGCACCTACCGTGCCACCACAccctctccaccgccgcctcctcggACCCACCGTGCCCCGCCCTCTCCACCGACGCCGCCTCCTCGAACCCGCCGCGGCGCCGCACcatctccaccgccgcctccacgctCCCACCATGGGTCATCATCGACAGCACGTCGCCCGTCGACGAACCGTCGTCGGCGCCGAGCGCGCGTCTCCGCCCCGTCGACCCTCCGTGCGTCTCCAGCATCTCCGTCCCGGCGCACCTCATCAACGCCAGGGAACGCCCCGCCGCCGACAGCAACGTCGTCCAAGTCCTCGGCGGCAGCGTCGACGCCGCCAGCGccgacggccacctcctcctcaCCTACTACGACATCCTCGGGCCCGAGGATCCCCGCGAGTCCTGGAACCTCACCGCCGACATGGAGGCCGAGCGCTGCATCTGCAACCCCATCACCGGCCAGCTGCTCCGCCTCCCGTACCCCGACGGGTCCAGGAAGAGGCTGGAGTACCACCACATGGGCCTCCTCACCaaagcaggcggcggcggcggcggggacgcgcCTCACCGGTTCGCCGTCGCCGAAATCGTGCACCAGCGTGACCGCGTCATCGACCGGTTCCTCCCGGAGATTGGCCGGTGGGAGTTGGTGCTTGGCCTGCCGTGCAAGCCGCCGCTCAAGTGGGAGATGGAGATGAACCAGGAGACGGTGGCCTTCGGCGACAGGCTCTGGTGGGTCGACCTCACCCGCGGCGCCATCTCCGTCGACCCCTTCAGCTACCGGCCGGAGTTCCGTTTCGTCGAGCTGCCGGAGGGCAGCAGCCTCACGGACTTCCTCGCACAGTTCAAAGAAGCCCCCACCGCGACGTTCATGAAGGAGATGGGCAAGTACCGGCGCATCGGCGTCAGCGAGGGGAGGCTGCGCTACATTGAGGCTTCTCTTCACGACCCGTTCCTGCTCAGCTCGTTTGTGCTCGACGACGAGGGCAGGAGCTGGACGCTGGAGCGCCAGGTGGAGCTCAGGCAGGTCTTGGAGGATGGAGGCCACCCGTGCGAAGAGGGGAAGAGGCCGCCGCAGATTGCCGTCATCGACCCGCTCAACGCCGATACCATCTACATCACCGTCGGCGAGCAGAAGCACATCGTCGCCGTGGACATTTACCAAGGCAAGGTGATCGCGAGCTCTCCGCTTCAAGACGGATACCATTCGCTTGTACCATGCGTGCTTTCACCATCGCTTGGATCAAGCCAGATCCCTACCTTCGGCAG